The sequence below is a genomic window from Aureispira sp. CCB-E.
ACACAGGTTGTGCAATTTCAAATGGATTTGTACAGCATGAAAAAAACTATATTAATTCGTTCACCCGAAAAATAAAAAAGAAATGATTGCAATGAGTGATAAAATCAGAGGAAACTGAAATGAAATCAAAGGTAAAATGAAGCAAAAATATGCTGAGTTAACCGAAGATGATTTGATGTATCGAGAGAGAAAGGAAGATGAAATGCTTGGGCATTTGCAGCAAAAGCTAGGCAAGTCGAAGCGAGAGATAAACGATTATATCAACTCCATCGGTAACTAAAGTCATCATTTCTATAAAACAGACAAAAATTGGGACGTTCTATTCAGAACATCCGATAGCAAGAAAGCTCATCTGGGAATATCCCAGATGAGCTTTCTATGTATTGGTAATGTGTGTCTTATCGAATAATCAGTTGACCAGTAGCATGAATATTATCATTTTTTAGATGGTACCAGTAAGTTCCCGCAGTAAGAGAACCTCTCTTGATTGTAATTTGATTGGACGCTATATTGGTATAAGTATGAATGATTTTTCCTTGCAAGTTGGTAATGATTAAATCAAAACTTTCTTGCTCAACGTTATTAAACGTCAATGTTGTTGCTTCTTCAAAAGGATTGGGGGTTACTGAAATGTTGAGTCCCTGTATTGCTTGAGTGTTTTGAATATTAGTGGCGCCAACTGTTACCAACTGACTAATCGTATCGCTTCCACAAACATTGCTGACTATTAGCTCTACGGTATACGTACCAGCACTTGCGTAAGTATGGGAAGGATTTTGTTGAGTAGAAGTATTGTTGTCTCCAAAGTTCCAAGCATAAGAATCGCCAATACTAGAGGTTGTAAAATTGACATCCAAGCCAGAAACGTTTTGTTGAAAATTACTAATAGTTGGACTACTGTTTGCTGTAATTATAACCGTATCAGGAATGGAAGCACAACCCAATGCATCGTAAGCTGTAACACTATATGTGTTTGGAGAGCTAATTTGAGTACTTGCTGTTGTGGCAGCGTTCGACCAAGAATAAGTAGCAAAATTCCCTGTTGCGGTTAAGGTTAAAGGCGTATTGTCACAAAGAACATATTGTCCTGAAGTAGAAGTAATTTGTGTCGTAGTGGGAGCAGGTTCTGTAATGGTAACACTATCCAAATGCTCACAACCTACAAAGTCTGTAATGACAACTTGATAGGTTCCAGAAGATAAATTGTTGATATTGGCACTAGTTTGCCCATTACTCCAAAGATAGGTATAGGGTGGTTTAGGACCTGTAACATTTAAAACGGCTTGCCCATCATTGGCACCAAAACAGCTTACATTAGTACTGCTAATAGCTTGGTTGTAATGTACATAAGGTTTTATAACAATAACTGAATCTCTGCGTTGTCCATTATCATTAATCATGACATATTTAGCCGTATCGCCATTAATATCGAACCGAACATAATGGTTTTCGTAGATCTCTACACTTAAATTAGGAGCATTATTATTCGTATTAGCATCTAGTGTACTTGCACCAGCACCACCCGTTACTAGATATTGTACGCCATTCATTTCTCCTCTTTGATAACAATGAGAATGTCCATTAACCACAAAATCGACGTTATACTTCTCAAATTCGGGTACTAAGTCCGTACGCATATCTTCGTCTCCTTGGTATAAAAAATAAGGAGAAAAAGGAACATAATAATCTAAACTTCAAGCATTGGTCCATGGCGGTTGGTGAAAGAAAATAAAGAGCCACTTTTTGTCATTGCACTTAAATTCATCAACCATCCAATTGAATTGAGCGGATCCTGTTGTGTAATCGAGGTTGGCATCCAAACAAACAAACTTAGCGTCCCCCCATTCAAAGGAGTAATAACGTTCTGTATTCGCAGGATTATTACTAAAAAGATAAAAAGCATCTAAATAAGTTGCTGCATTATCTGCGTACGTATCGTGATTTCCAATGCATGTAAAATGACATTCTCGTTTTAACATATCTTTGTATACTCCAAAGAAAATATTGTCGTAATTATCGCCCACATTTTGATCGACATCTCCTGTCACTATTGCAAAATCTGCATTTTCTGATTCCATTAATCCTGCGACTTGATTTTGTATGGTATTGTTATAACCGCAATCTCCATAGGCCAAAAAACTAAATTCATCGGCTAAAGGTAGAGGTGCTGTTTCAAAATGCTCGATGGCAGAAATAAAAGTATCGTTGGGAGCGATTGATTTTACTTGGTAATAATAAGTCGTATTAGCTTGCAAGCCAGCCAAATCAAAAAAATGTTTTTGATCTAGTCCTGTCGTAGAAAGAGAGTCAAACCATACGCCTGAGGTAGTTCCTAAATATAGTGTTCCAGTAGAAGGAGTGGCACGGCGCCAAGCAATAGTTGCTGTTGTTTGAGAAGGACGCTGCACATTGGGATAGCGATTGACAACCTGTGCATTAGAATATTGGGAAAGACAAAAGAATAGGAAAAGTAGAATTGTGTACTTCATTATCAAAGAGCGACTAAGTAAATAAAAAGTTAAGATTAAAGATTAAATTTACAAAAAATTATCAATTTATTTACATTGAAAATACTATTAACAAAAAAGACCATCTTGGGAGCCAAATTTAAATTATTTTTTAGCAGAAAATTTTTTTTTCGTTAAACATTAAATACAGCAAGGAGAGAGATATTTAAATGATTGTTTCTATTTTTCTAAAACTATTGTATCTTTAATTATAGTACTTCATGGATTTTTTTGCTTTTTTGATAGAAAGACAAAAAAATATCTTTGTATGAATTTAATTATCAGTAATTTACTGTTTGAATACTTGAAAGGTATCTTGTTGATAATTAGGCTAATGTAATTTTGTGCGAAGTATTGTAATGAATGGTTCTTTACGCTTTATGGTTAGAAATAGCCAAACAAAAAGAAATGAGTTTTTTAGTTTGTAGAACCCTATTGTAAATATTGAAAAAATCTGAATTATAAGTAAATCCATTATGTCAATAATAACAAAGAAATCAGAAAAATTTTTAGAAGCTTATCTGAATAACTTTTCTCCAACTGGGTTTGAATCACCAGGTCAAAAGATGTGGCTGGACTATATAAAACCTTACATTGATGATTATAAGGTTGATAATTATGGAACGGTCTATGGAATTATCAATCCAGAAGCAGAATATAAGGTCGTTATTGAAGCGCATGCCGATGAAATTTCATGGTTTGTACATTATATAACCAAGGATGGTTATATAAAAGTAATTCGAAATGGAGG
It includes:
- a CDS encoding CsbD family protein — its product is MKQKYAELTEDDLMYRERKEDEMLGHLQQKLGKSKREINDYINSIGN
- a CDS encoding PKD domain-containing protein, producing MRTDLVPEFEKYNVDFVVNGHSHCYQRGEMNGVQYLVTGGAGASTLDANTNNNAPNLSVEIYENHYVRFDINGDTAKYVMINDNGQRRDSVIVIKPYVHYNQAISSTNVSCFGANDGQAVLNVTGPKPPYTYLWSNGQTSANINNLSSGTYQVVITDFVGCEHLDSVTITEPAPTTTQITSTSGQYVLCDNTPLTLTATGNFATYSWSNAATTASTQISSPNTYSVTAYDALGCASIPDTVIITANSSPTISNFQQNVSGLDVNFTTSSIGDSYAWNFGDNNTSTQQNPSHTYASAGTYTVELIVSNVCGSDTISQLVTVGATNIQNTQAIQGLNISVTPNPFEEATTLTFNNVEQESFDLIITNLQGKIIHTYTNIASNQITIKRGSLTAGTYWYHLKNDNIHATGQLIIR
- a CDS encoding metallophosphoesterase family protein, with product MKYTILLFLFFCLSQYSNAQVVNRYPNVQRPSQTTATIAWRRATPSTGTLYLGTTSGVWFDSLSTTGLDQKHFFDLAGLQANTTYYYQVKSIAPNDTFISAIEHFETAPLPLADEFSFLAYGDCGYNNTIQNQVAGLMESENADFAIVTGDVDQNVGDNYDNIFFGVYKDMLKRECHFTCIGNHDTYADNAATYLDAFYLFSNNPANTERYYSFEWGDAKFVCLDANLDYTTGSAQFNWMVDEFKCNDKKWLFIFFHQPPWTNA